The Thermogemmatispora onikobensis genome includes a region encoding these proteins:
- the rplF gene encoding 50S ribosomal protein L6, translating into MSRIGRMPIPIPPKVEVSWNEENLVTVKGPKGELSLKIPSSLSLTLEDGTLKVARQSDSKLHRSQHGLYRTLINNMVVGVTQGYSKQLEIHGTGYRAMKLGENLLIMVGYSHPIEVPPPPGISFTVDGVDSVTKATKISVVGIDKQKVGEMAAIIRRIREPEPYKGKGIRYAGEEIRRKAGKAGKTGKAGGGKKK; encoded by the coding sequence CCCGATCCCGCCGAAGGTCGAGGTCAGCTGGAACGAGGAGAATCTGGTCACCGTGAAAGGCCCCAAGGGCGAGCTCTCTCTCAAGATCCCCTCCTCCCTCTCGCTGACCCTGGAGGATGGTACGCTCAAGGTGGCGCGCCAGTCCGATAGCAAGCTGCATCGCTCTCAGCATGGCCTCTATCGCACGCTGATCAACAATATGGTGGTCGGCGTGACTCAAGGCTACAGCAAGCAGCTGGAGATTCATGGCACTGGTTACCGCGCTATGAAGTTGGGCGAGAACCTGCTGATCATGGTGGGCTATTCCCATCCGATTGAGGTGCCTCCGCCGCCAGGCATCTCGTTCACGGTTGACGGAGTTGACTCCGTGACCAAGGCCACCAAGATCAGTGTGGTCGGGATCGATAAGCAGAAGGTAGGCGAAATGGCGGCCATCATTCGCCGCATTCGTGAGCCGGAGCCGTACAAGGGCAAAGGCATCCGCTATGCTGGCGAGGAGATCCGGCGCAAAGCCGGGAAGGCCGGCAAGACAGGCAAGGCTGGCGGCGGTAAGAAGAAGTAA